Proteins encoded in a region of the Pseudomonas denitrificans (nom. rej.) genome:
- a CDS encoding glycoside hydrolase family 24 protein, with translation MPRITAAAAGGQNVLACLDMIAWAEGTSISPATLCDGYDVIVIGSDGLPEIFENFTDHPFAAGRPSKRVDKAGKLTSNASGRYQQMLKDWPHYKALLQLPDFGPLSQDLLAIRHIRESRALDDVKAGRIVDALKKFSNIWASLPFAKYPGQRTRSLDDCVRIYRLAGGVVSK, from the coding sequence ATGCCTCGTATCACTGCCGCCGCTGCTGGCGGCCAGAATGTGCTCGCCTGCCTGGACATGATCGCCTGGGCCGAGGGCACAAGCATTAGCCCGGCCACCCTCTGCGACGGCTACGACGTGATCGTGATCGGATCAGACGGCCTTCCCGAGATATTCGAGAACTTCACGGATCACCCTTTCGCTGCAGGTCGTCCTTCAAAGCGAGTCGATAAGGCCGGCAAGCTCACCTCGAATGCGAGTGGCCGTTATCAACAGATGCTCAAGGACTGGCCGCACTACAAGGCGCTCCTGCAGCTGCCCGACTTCGGGCCGCTGAGCCAGGATCTGCTTGCTATCCGGCACATTCGTGAGTCGCGCGCTCTGGATGATGTGAAGGCTGGGCGTATCGTGGATGCCCTCAAGAAGTTCAGCAACATCTGGGCAAGCCTGCCGTTCGCCAAGTATCCAGGCCAGCGCACGCGCTCGCTCGATGACTGTGTACGGATCTACCGG